A genomic window from Rhizobium sp. 007 includes:
- the nagZ gene encoding beta-N-acetylhexosaminidase translates to MTESKAMILGCSGLSLTPEEKAFYKAERPWGFILFGRNISEPQQIADLVAEMRESVGWHAPVLIDQEGGRVQRIRPPILQHYPSGQALGDIYRRNREQGLRAAWLMSRLHAFDLLKFGINVDCLPVLDVPVEGSSSVIGNRAYGGDPKTVADMGRAAAEGLKAGGVLPVMKHMPGHGRGFADSHHELPVVTVSRDELEAHDFPPFIAMKDELAAMTCHVVFTAIDPDNPATTSSKLIDGVIRKRIGFKGLLLSDDTSMNALAGTIGERAANIIAGGCDIVLHCNGIMDEMQQVVANTPVLAHAALERANAVLAGFPKVDQADEAAIRAEFDGMFATV, encoded by the coding sequence ATGACCGAATCAAAAGCGATGATCCTGGGCTGTAGCGGCCTGTCACTCACCCCTGAAGAAAAGGCCTTCTACAAGGCTGAGCGGCCCTGGGGCTTCATCCTCTTCGGCCGCAATATCTCCGAACCGCAGCAAATCGCCGATCTCGTCGCCGAAATGCGCGAAAGCGTCGGCTGGCACGCGCCTGTGCTGATTGATCAGGAAGGTGGTCGCGTGCAGCGCATCCGCCCACCGATCCTGCAGCACTATCCCTCCGGCCAGGCGCTCGGGGATATCTACCGGCGCAATCGCGAGCAGGGGTTGCGCGCGGCATGGCTGATGTCGCGGTTGCACGCCTTCGATCTTCTCAAATTCGGCATCAATGTCGATTGCCTGCCTGTTCTCGACGTGCCGGTCGAAGGCAGCAGCAGCGTCATCGGCAACCGCGCCTATGGCGGCGATCCGAAAACCGTCGCCGATATGGGGCGTGCCGCGGCCGAGGGGCTGAAGGCCGGCGGGGTGCTGCCGGTGATGAAGCATATGCCGGGCCACGGCCGCGGCTTTGCCGATTCCCACCACGAACTGCCGGTCGTCACGGTCTCGCGCGATGAACTGGAAGCGCACGACTTCCCCCCCTTCATCGCCATGAAGGACGAGCTTGCGGCAATGACCTGCCACGTCGTCTTTACGGCGATCGATCCGGACAATCCGGCGACGACCTCCAGCAAGCTGATCGACGGCGTGATCCGAAAGCGCATCGGTTTCAAGGGCCTGTTGCTTTCCGATGATACGTCGATGAACGCCTTGGCCGGGACAATCGGCGAGCGGGCTGCAAATATCATTGCAGGCGGATGCGATATCGTGCTGCATTGCAACGGAATTATGGACGAGATGCAGCAGGTCGTGGCAAACACGCCGGTATTGGCACATGCCGCGCTGGAGCGGGCAAATGCCGTGCTGGCGGGCTTCCCAAAAGTCGACCAGGCGGACGAGGCGGCGATCCGCGCCGAATTCGACGGAATGTTCGCAACCGTCTGA
- the tatB gene encoding Sec-independent protein translocase protein TatB — MFDIGWTELLVIAVVLIVVVGPKDLPPMLRAFGKMTQRARKVAGEFRAQFDEALREADLDDVRQTISDAQRLNPANSLREAMNPLRQMGNDIKADLQKATAVENKTEAPPVTVPAPSMSLPETPPVVAPAPEAAPAPAVAEKPKAVRKPRAAAEKALPGAATGAATGAAPAAKPKRAAAAKTAAATTEPAAATKAAPAKPALAKKTAAAPKKTAMKKKDEA, encoded by the coding sequence ATGTTCGATATTGGCTGGACCGAGTTGCTTGTCATCGCGGTCGTGTTGATCGTCGTCGTCGGTCCGAAGGATCTGCCGCCGATGCTGCGCGCTTTCGGCAAGATGACGCAGCGTGCCCGCAAGGTCGCCGGCGAATTCCGCGCCCAGTTCGACGAGGCGTTGCGGGAGGCGGATCTCGATGACGTGCGACAGACGATCAGCGATGCGCAGCGGCTTAATCCGGCAAACAGCCTGCGCGAGGCGATGAACCCGCTTCGCCAGATGGGCAACGACATCAAGGCCGACCTGCAGAAGGCAACGGCGGTCGAAAACAAGACCGAAGCGCCACCGGTTACCGTGCCGGCGCCGTCGATGAGCCTGCCCGAAACGCCGCCTGTCGTCGCGCCGGCTCCCGAAGCGGCGCCCGCACCAGCCGTCGCCGAAAAGCCGAAGGCCGTGCGCAAGCCGCGCGCTGCCGCCGAAAAGGCGCTGCCTGGGGCTGCAACCGGGGCTGCAACCGGGGCTGCTCCTGCTGCAAAGCCGAAGCGTGCGGCTGCTGCAAAGACCGCCGCCGCCACGACAGAACCGGCCGCAGCAACAAAGGCTGCGCCAGCAAAGCCTGCTTTGGCAAAGAAGACTGCAGCCGCTCCGAAGAAGACGGCGATGAAGAAGAAGGACGAGGCATGA
- a CDS encoding ScpA family protein, with translation MNTVKGTEWTQAAATPMDKLWQDNGADRASHEPALVIDVAGFEGPLDLLLYLARNQKVDLSRISVLALAEQYLQFIETARRIRIELAADYLVMAAWLAYLKSRLLIPQQVKDDGPSGEEMAATLAFRLKRLEAMREAASGLVNRNRLGRDIFARGAPEHIPDRQKSAYEASLYDLLTAYASLRQRQAVTQVTIARRTVWSLTDARELLTRMIGDIGGWTVLEHYLLRYLASPEERVTAIASAFAASLELVREGKLEIRQDAAFEPLYMRRGPKHATLQVVEQERPA, from the coding sequence GTGAACACGGTCAAAGGCACAGAGTGGACACAGGCGGCGGCAACGCCGATGGACAAGCTTTGGCAGGACAATGGTGCCGACCGCGCGAGCCATGAGCCGGCGCTGGTGATCGACGTCGCCGGCTTCGAAGGCCCGCTCGATCTCCTCCTCTACCTCGCCCGCAACCAGAAGGTCGATCTTTCGCGCATTTCGGTGCTGGCGCTTGCCGAGCAGTATCTGCAGTTCATCGAAACCGCTCGCCGCATCCGCATCGAGCTTGCCGCCGATTATCTCGTGATGGCGGCGTGGCTCGCCTATCTCAAGTCCCGCCTGCTGATCCCGCAGCAGGTCAAGGACGACGGTCCCTCCGGCGAGGAGATGGCCGCAACGCTTGCCTTCCGCCTGAAACGCCTCGAAGCCATGCGCGAGGCTGCAAGCGGGCTCGTCAACCGCAACCGTCTCGGTCGTGATATCTTTGCCCGCGGCGCGCCTGAGCATATTCCGGACCGGCAAAAATCCGCGTACGAGGCAAGCCTTTACGATCTCCTGACCGCCTATGCGTCGCTCCGCCAGCGCCAGGCCGTGACCCAGGTCACGATCGCGCGCCGCACCGTCTGGTCCCTGACCGATGCCCGCGAACTGCTGACGCGCATGATTGGCGACATCGGCGGCTGGACGGTGCTGGAGCATTACCTGCTGCGTTATCTGGCATCGCCGGAAGAGCGCGTCACGGCAATCGCCAGCGCCTTTGCCGCCTCGCTTGAACTCGTACGCGAGGGCAAGCTGGAGATCCGCCAGGACGCCGCCTTCGAGCCGCTCTATATGCGCCGGGGACCGAAGCATGCGACCCTGCAGGTCGTCGAGCAGGAGAGGCCCGCTTGA
- the xth gene encoding exodeoxyribonuclease III, translated as MKIATWNINGVKARIDNLTQWLKDSDPDIVCLQEIKTIDEAFPRLEIEAMGYHVETHGQKGFNGVAILSKTTPDEVSRGLPGDALDEQARFLEAVFSIPGNRALRVCCLYLPNGNPVDTEKYPYKLAWMERLRQFAVSRLAYEDVFILAGDYNVIPEPHDCFDPKVWESDALFLPQTREAFRRLENLGLTDAVRTSSDAVQLYSFWDYQAGAWQKNNGIRIDHLMLSPEAADHMTSVAIEKHVRAWEKPSDHVPVVAYFDFAA; from the coding sequence ATGAAGATCGCGACCTGGAACATCAACGGCGTCAAGGCGCGCATCGACAACCTCACGCAATGGCTCAAGGATTCCGATCCGGACATCGTCTGCCTGCAGGAGATCAAGACGATCGACGAGGCTTTCCCGCGGCTCGAGATCGAGGCGATGGGCTATCACGTCGAAACGCATGGCCAGAAGGGTTTCAATGGCGTTGCGATCCTTTCCAAGACCACGCCGGACGAGGTGAGCCGCGGGCTGCCGGGCGATGCTCTCGACGAGCAGGCGCGTTTTCTCGAAGCCGTGTTCTCGATCCCCGGCAATCGCGCCCTTCGCGTCTGCTGCCTCTATCTGCCGAACGGCAATCCCGTCGACACCGAAAAATATCCTTACAAGCTCGCCTGGATGGAGCGGCTGCGCCAATTTGCGGTCTCGCGCCTCGCCTATGAGGATGTCTTCATCCTCGCCGGCGACTACAACGTGATCCCCGAACCGCACGACTGCTTCGATCCGAAGGTCTGGGAAAGCGATGCGCTCTTCCTGCCGCAAACGCGCGAGGCCTTCCGCAGGCTCGAAAATCTCGGGCTTACCGATGCCGTCCGCACCTCGAGCGACGCCGTTCAGCTCTATTCCTTCTGGGATTACCAGGCCGGCGCCTGGCAGAAGAACAACGGCATCCGGATCGATCACCTGATGCTTTCGCCGGAGGCCGCCGATCACATGACGTCGGTGGCGATCGAAAAGCATGTACGGGCCTGGGAAAAGCCGTCCGACCACGTTCCGGTCGTCGCCTATTTCGACTTCGCAGCTTAA
- a CDS encoding deoxyguanosinetriphosphate triphosphohydrolase — protein sequence MKIDRQALGFGNGERATYAADPWTTRGRLYAESCSPTRSEFQRDRDRIVHTTAFRRLKHKTQVFIAQDGDHYRTRLTHTIEVAQIARALARALKLDEDLAEGVALVHDFGHTPFGHTGEDALHEVLLPYGGFDHNAQSLRIVTKLERRYAEFDGINLTWESLEGLVKHNGPLLTKDGQGTRGPVPQPILDYCEIHDLELATFASLEAQVAAIADDIAYNTHDIDDGLRSGYLTFEMLEEIPFLAGLMAEVRARYPHLEKSRFTHEIMRRQITRMVEDVIAVAQERLTEVKPKSVKDVREAGKVIATFSQAMSQTDRQIKQMLFKRIYRHPDIMRIRAGAATIVTDLFAAYMANPKEMQSHYWVDHIAGLADAPKARHVGDYLAGMTDTYAISAHRRLFDRTPDLR from the coding sequence ATGAAGATCGACAGGCAGGCGTTGGGTTTTGGAAATGGCGAGCGGGCAACCTATGCGGCAGACCCCTGGACGACGCGCGGAAGGCTTTATGCCGAAAGCTGCAGCCCGACGCGTTCCGAATTTCAGCGCGATCGCGACCGCATCGTCCATACGACGGCTTTTCGCCGTCTGAAGCACAAGACGCAGGTCTTCATCGCGCAGGATGGCGATCATTATCGTACGCGCCTGACGCACACGATCGAGGTCGCCCAGATCGCCCGTGCCCTGGCGCGCGCCCTGAAGCTTGACGAGGACCTGGCGGAGGGCGTGGCGCTCGTCCACGACTTTGGCCACACGCCTTTCGGCCACACCGGCGAGGACGCGCTGCACGAGGTGCTCCTGCCCTATGGCGGCTTCGACCATAACGCCCAGTCGCTCCGCATCGTCACCAAGCTGGAGCGGCGCTATGCCGAATTCGACGGCATCAACCTGACCTGGGAGAGCCTCGAAGGCCTCGTGAAGCACAATGGGCCGCTGCTGACGAAGGACGGGCAGGGCACGCGCGGGCCGGTGCCGCAGCCGATCCTCGATTACTGCGAAATCCACGACCTCGAACTTGCGACCTTCGCCAGCCTCGAAGCGCAGGTGGCAGCGATCGCCGACGACATTGCCTATAACACCCATGACATCGACGATGGTCTGCGTTCGGGCTACCTGACGTTCGAGATGCTGGAGGAAATTCCCTTCCTCGCCGGACTGATGGCCGAGGTCCGCGCGCGCTACCCCCATCTTGAGAAGAGCCGGTTCACGCATGAGATCATGCGCCGGCAGATCACGCGCATGGTCGAAGATGTCATTGCCGTCGCCCAGGAGCGCCTGACTGAGGTGAAACCGAAAAGCGTCAAGGATGTACGCGAGGCCGGCAAGGTGATCGCAACCTTCTCGCAGGCGATGTCGCAGACCGACAGGCAGATCAAGCAGATGCTCTTCAAGCGCATCTACCGCCATCCCGACATCATGCGCATCCGCGCAGGCGCCGCAACGATCGTCACCGATCTTTTCGCCGCCTACATGGCCAATCCGAAGGAGATGCAGAGCCATTACTGGGTCGATCATATTGCAGGCCTTGCCGATGCGCCGAAAGCCCGCCATGTCGGCGATTATCTGGCGGGCATGACCGACACCTATGCAATCAGCGCCCACAGGCGATTGTTTGACCGCACTCCGGATTTGCGATAG
- the argS gene encoding arginine--tRNA ligase, with product MNLFTDFEARIKNALEQIDIVKEKRSELDFGRIAVEPPRDASHGDVATNAAMVLAKPLGTNPRALAEIIIAKLKEDADVADVSVAGPGFINIRLSIGYWQRLLASIIAAGTDYGRSKLGAGKKVNVEYVSANPTGPMHVGHCRGAVVGDALANLLAFAGYAVEKEYYINDAGSQIDVLARSVFLRYREALGESIGDIPPGFYPGDYLIPVGKSLAGDYGVRLHNMPEEQWMPIVKDRAIAAMMTMIREDLAALNVHHDIFFSERMLHDAGAAAIRTAINDLTFKGFVYKGALPPPKGQVPEDWEDREQTLFRSTEVGDDMDRPLIKSDGSYTYFAADVAYFKNKFDRGFEEMIYVLGADHGGYVKRLEAVARAVSQGKSKLTVLLCQLVKLYRNGEPVKMSKRSGDFVTLRDVVEEVGRDSVRFMMLYRKNSEPLDFDFAKVTEHSKDNPVFYVQYAHARCMSVFRQAKEAFPDLDLSPADLAEAVSGIYDPTELQLVAKAAEFPRIVESAAQSQEPHRIAFYLYDLASFFHAHWNKGKDQTDLRFVNDKNRESSIARLGLVYAVASVLKSGLAITGTAAPDEMR from the coding sequence ATGAACCTTTTTACCGACTTCGAAGCCAGGATTAAGAACGCCCTTGAACAGATTGATATCGTCAAGGAAAAGCGATCCGAGCTCGATTTCGGCCGCATCGCCGTCGAGCCGCCGCGTGATGCAAGCCACGGCGATGTCGCGACCAATGCCGCGATGGTGCTGGCAAAGCCGCTGGGGACCAATCCGCGCGCGCTCGCCGAAATCATCATCGCCAAGTTGAAAGAAGATGCCGACGTAGCCGACGTCTCCGTCGCCGGTCCCGGCTTCATCAACATCAGGCTTTCCATCGGCTACTGGCAGCGCTTGCTTGCTTCGATCATCGCGGCCGGAACCGACTACGGCCGCTCGAAGCTTGGCGCCGGCAAGAAGGTCAATGTCGAATATGTCTCGGCAAACCCGACCGGCCCGATGCATGTCGGCCATTGCCGCGGCGCCGTCGTCGGAGACGCGCTGGCTAATCTGCTTGCCTTCGCCGGCTATGCCGTCGAGAAGGAATACTACATCAACGATGCAGGCTCGCAGATCGACGTGCTGGCGCGCTCGGTCTTCCTGCGCTACCGCGAAGCGCTCGGCGAAAGCATCGGCGATATCCCGCCCGGCTTTTATCCGGGCGATTATCTGATCCCGGTCGGAAAGTCCCTTGCTGGCGACTATGGCGTGCGGCTGCACAACATGCCGGAAGAGCAGTGGATGCCGATCGTCAAGGATCGCGCGATCGCCGCGATGATGACGATGATCCGCGAGGATCTCGCAGCTCTCAACGTGCATCACGACATCTTCTTTTCCGAGCGGATGCTGCATGATGCCGGCGCTGCCGCGATCCGCACCGCGATCAATGATCTGACCTTCAAGGGCTTCGTCTACAAGGGCGCGCTGCCGCCGCCGAAGGGCCAGGTGCCCGAAGACTGGGAAGACCGCGAGCAGACGCTCTTCCGCTCGACGGAAGTCGGCGACGACATGGATCGCCCACTTATCAAGTCGGATGGCTCCTACACCTATTTCGCCGCGGATGTCGCCTATTTCAAGAACAAGTTCGATCGCGGCTTCGAGGAAATGATCTATGTGCTCGGCGCCGACCACGGCGGATACGTGAAGCGCCTGGAGGCCGTTGCCCGCGCCGTTTCCCAAGGAAAATCGAAGCTCACCGTTCTGCTTTGCCAGCTCGTGAAGCTCTATCGCAACGGCGAGCCGGTGAAGATGTCGAAACGCTCCGGCGACTTCGTGACGCTGCGCGACGTGGTCGAGGAAGTGGGCCGCGATTCGGTTCGCTTCATGATGCTCTACCGCAAGAACTCCGAGCCGCTCGACTTCGATTTCGCCAAGGTAACGGAACATTCGAAAGACAATCCGGTCTTTTACGTGCAGTATGCGCATGCCCGCTGCATGTCGGTTTTCCGCCAGGCGAAGGAGGCGTTTCCGGATCTTGACCTATCGCCCGCAGACCTTGCGGAAGCGGTCTCCGGCATCTACGATCCCACGGAATTGCAGCTGGTTGCGAAGGCTGCAGAATTCCCGCGCATCGTCGAATCTGCGGCACAGTCGCAAGAGCCCCATCGCATCGCGTTTTACCTGTATGATCTCGCAAGTTTCTTCCATGCGCACTGGAATAAAGGTAAAGATCAAACGGACTTACGATTTGTTAACGATAAGAACCGAGAATCGAGTATTGCCAGACTTGGGCTGGTGTATGCTGTCGCTTCGGTTTTGAAGTCGGGACTCGCCATTACAGGCACTGCCGCACCGGATGAAATGCGATAA
- a CDS encoding twin-arginine translocase TatA/TatE family subunit gives MGSFSMWHWLIVLVIVLLLFGRGKIPELMGDVARGIKSFKKGINDEEAPDTAKTVDHKADEPK, from the coding sequence ATGGGTTCTTTTAGCATGTGGCACTGGTTGATCGTTCTGGTCATCGTGCTGTTGCTGTTCGGCCGCGGTAAGATTCCGGAGCTCATGGGCGACGTTGCCAGGGGCATCAAGAGCTTCAAGAAGGGCATCAACGACGAAGAAGCGCCGGACACGGCGAAGACCGTCGATCACAAGGCCGACGAACCGAAGTAA
- the exoR gene encoding exopolysaccharide production regulator ExoR: MLTSEFRLFRFTLMGLSIALSAAISSPAKAFDINAGVTKESGPFDLFKFGFKAYKSGQKEEAIEAYKYAAEKGHTGSRWALANMYADGDGVAQDDFEAFKIYSEIAQQGVEPGSEDTGFFINALLSLANYYKHGIPGSPVRTDLSQARQLYFQVASTFGVAEAQFQLAQMMLSGDGGTRSPQQAKKWLNQARKSGHPGAMSVFGNILFQEGQSARGLALMTAALDRCKPKDCGWMESLQEQAFSVATEGDRRTAVSLSHKIATGSD, from the coding sequence ATGCTGACATCCGAGTTCAGACTTTTCAGATTTACGCTTATGGGGCTGTCTATCGCGCTTTCGGCGGCGATATCCTCCCCGGCCAAGGCATTCGATATCAATGCAGGCGTCACCAAGGAATCCGGTCCCTTCGATCTCTTCAAGTTCGGCTTCAAGGCCTATAAGAGCGGCCAGAAGGAAGAGGCCATCGAAGCCTATAAATACGCCGCCGAAAAGGGCCATACTGGTTCGCGCTGGGCGCTCGCCAATATGTATGCCGACGGCGATGGCGTCGCCCAGGACGATTTCGAAGCCTTCAAGATATACAGTGAAATCGCCCAGCAGGGCGTGGAGCCCGGCTCCGAAGATACCGGCTTCTTCATCAACGCGCTTTTGTCGCTCGCCAACTATTACAAGCACGGCATTCCCGGCAGCCCGGTGCGGACCGATCTCAGCCAGGCCCGCCAGCTCTATTTCCAGGTCGCATCGACCTTCGGCGTCGCTGAAGCGCAGTTCCAGCTCGCGCAGATGATGCTGTCGGGCGACGGCGGCACGCGCAGTCCGCAGCAGGCGAAGAAGTGGCTGAACCAGGCCCGCAAGAGCGGCCACCCCGGCGCCATGTCGGTCTTCGGCAATATTCTCTTCCAGGAAGGCCAGTCGGCACGCGGCCTGGCGCTGATGACGGCGGCGCTCGACCGCTGCAAGCCGAAGGATTGCGGCTGGATGGAATCGCTGCAGGAGCAGGCCTTCTCGGTCGCGACCGAAGGTGATCGCCGCACGGCTGTTTCGCTCTCCCACAAGATCGCGACCGGCAGCGATTAA
- the erpA gene encoding iron-sulfur cluster insertion protein ErpA produces MTDTSVTLSDAAAKRIAAIVGAETGKNALRVSVEGGGCSGFSYKFDLTGDARDDDIVIEKNNAKVLIDSLSLVYMAGSEIDFVDNLLGQSFQIKNPNAVASCGCGTSFSI; encoded by the coding sequence ATGACGGATACAAGTGTAACCCTTTCCGACGCGGCGGCAAAACGAATCGCGGCGATCGTCGGTGCCGAAACCGGCAAGAACGCGCTGCGCGTTTCCGTCGAAGGCGGCGGCTGCTCGGGTTTTTCATACAAGTTCGATCTTACCGGCGATGCCCGGGACGATGACATCGTCATCGAGAAGAACAACGCAAAGGTACTGATCGACAGCCTGTCGCTGGTCTATATGGCAGGCTCGGAAATCGACTTCGTCGACAACCTTCTCGGTCAATCCTTCCAGATCAAGAACCCGAACGCGGTTGCAAGCTGCGGCTGCGGCACCAGCTTCTCGATTTAA
- a CDS encoding SPOR domain-containing protein has translation MADKQLAYDTRKKTELFDEGDPLAELARIVGFEPRIAANTVADVPRQEPAFNLEDELLREFERFDAPRPLAGLDRPAEPAAEEYDYPAGEAIVEPEPVDPPAAASPAGEEAEVLSAADWVAPQASEPVFGGARDLIEELELSIGGPTVQIPQASAPAKAPQWSAASIKLPLANFHAARRDEPVEAPVKAVAPVEAVAAPEQQPEPVAHVQPVIQIQPEPVMEPVMEPVAFDPAEEFETAAPQGFPAELDRHDEVVMDEAPTQAMLAPVEAPVAMEPRVEAEPFDLVAAATEGVVQADAALTEAPPEDQPIAFDFDDLLADVSRYPVPQRAASAPEEPKAAPFEEWEPLVVTPVAAAPVAAPVVVAAAAAAEVPSVAAPAKQDADSEDPFAGHDFELDLEGIELELADLDFAEPAKAPEPAPVVTAAPPAVVVARPVGQVAAASLYDGPHPAAVDSVTAAADADEDLPFDASMIAEADHHPETVEDMHVPSLPPVEQPAPAAPANDFDFDVDAEIASLFETSVQKEPAAAAPAWAPEAAPAWAPAAAAAVVAAAPVAARPQSAGGLDEFERALEEDFRRSVREPVRRAEAPAEVRIQSAAEAEDMGRARSMKRLLAAAALIVVFAGGAYGVYSVVTDGGLGIAGGEPRVIVADKEPVKIVPENPGGKTVPNQDKAVYDRVAGATEAPKQKALVSSDEEPVDVVQRTLTPEVLPEDNDGPIADSPASTPVGDTQDPRLLPNEDTAQNGAAAEDGPDGDRPPAVAPRKVRTMIVKPDGTLVAREEPAAPVEEPAVQPPAAVTASKGSAASFPAANEVASADIRATPVETTTVAPLPAAQQPSTSTLEKVAAADPANAKFDQPVPPVQAPPAAEKPADTAPVPMARPAEQPVDVVGTVTERGNVRPAEQQPKPAEVASVEPAAAKPQQAAPAGGYGMQIASLPSEAEANKSYASLSKKFASVLGGRSFEIRKAEIAGKGTFYRVRIPAGSKDEAAALCQQYRSAGGSCLISK, from the coding sequence ATGGCTGACAAACAACTGGCGTATGATACGCGAAAGAAGACGGAGCTTTTCGATGAAGGCGATCCGCTGGCTGAGCTTGCGCGTATCGTAGGCTTCGAGCCGCGCATAGCCGCCAATACGGTTGCTGACGTGCCCCGGCAGGAGCCGGCATTCAATCTCGAGGACGAGCTTCTTCGCGAATTCGAGCGTTTCGACGCTCCGCGTCCGCTCGCCGGCCTCGATCGTCCGGCCGAACCTGCCGCCGAGGAATATGACTATCCCGCAGGCGAGGCCATCGTCGAGCCGGAGCCTGTCGATCCGCCGGCTGCCGCATCGCCCGCCGGGGAGGAGGCCGAGGTCCTTTCCGCCGCCGATTGGGTCGCGCCCCAGGCGTCCGAACCGGTTTTCGGTGGCGCCCGCGATCTGATTGAGGAGCTCGAGCTCTCGATCGGCGGTCCCACGGTTCAAATTCCGCAGGCTTCAGCCCCTGCCAAGGCGCCGCAGTGGTCGGCTGCCAGCATCAAGCTTCCGCTTGCAAACTTCCATGCCGCCCGCCGCGACGAGCCGGTTGAAGCGCCCGTAAAAGCCGTTGCGCCTGTCGAGGCGGTCGCCGCTCCCGAACAGCAGCCCGAGCCTGTTGCGCATGTTCAGCCCGTTATCCAGATCCAGCCCGAGCCGGTAATGGAGCCGGTTATGGAGCCGGTCGCCTTTGATCCGGCCGAGGAATTCGAAACGGCTGCTCCGCAGGGCTTTCCGGCCGAACTCGATCGCCATGACGAAGTGGTCATGGATGAAGCGCCAACCCAGGCAATGCTTGCGCCGGTGGAGGCGCCGGTTGCGATGGAGCCGCGGGTTGAAGCTGAACCCTTCGATCTGGTTGCTGCCGCAACGGAAGGCGTCGTACAGGCGGACGCCGCGCTGACTGAAGCACCTCCCGAAGATCAGCCGATCGCCTTCGATTTCGATGATCTGCTGGCGGACGTCTCCCGTTATCCGGTTCCTCAGCGCGCGGCCTCTGCGCCCGAGGAGCCGAAGGCGGCACCTTTCGAGGAGTGGGAGCCGCTGGTCGTCACGCCCGTTGCTGCTGCACCTGTCGCCGCTCCAGTGGTTGTTGCTGCTGCTGCCGCCGCCGAAGTTCCCTCTGTGGCCGCACCTGCCAAGCAGGATGCTGACAGCGAAGATCCGTTTGCCGGCCACGATTTCGAACTCGATCTCGAAGGCATCGAACTCGAACTCGCCGATCTAGATTTTGCCGAGCCTGCAAAGGCGCCGGAACCTGCTCCTGTCGTTACGGCAGCGCCGCCTGCCGTGGTTGTCGCGCGGCCAGTCGGGCAGGTTGCTGCCGCTTCGCTTTACGATGGGCCGCATCCCGCAGCCGTAGACAGCGTGACCGCTGCAGCCGATGCCGATGAAGATCTGCCCTTCGATGCCTCGATGATTGCTGAGGCCGACCATCATCCCGAGACTGTCGAGGACATGCATGTGCCGTCACTGCCGCCCGTCGAGCAGCCGGCGCCGGCTGCGCCGGCAAACGACTTCGATTTCGACGTCGACGCGGAAATTGCAAGCCTCTTCGAAACGTCGGTCCAAAAGGAACCGGCTGCGGCGGCACCTGCTTGGGCTCCAGAAGCGGCACCCGCTTGGGCTCCTGCAGCAGCCGCTGCCGTTGTTGCAGCAGCGCCGGTGGCGGCTCGGCCGCAGTCGGCCGGCGGACTTGACGAATTCGAGCGTGCGCTTGAGGAGGATTTCCGCCGCAGCGTTCGTGAACCCGTTCGCCGCGCCGAAGCGCCGGCCGAGGTCCGTATCCAATCCGCGGCCGAGGCCGAGGACATGGGCCGCGCCCGTTCCATGAAGCGGTTGCTTGCGGCTGCCGCTCTGATCGTCGTCTTCGCCGGCGGTGCCTACGGCGTCTATTCGGTTGTTACCGACGGCGGCCTCGGCATTGCTGGCGGCGAACCGCGCGTGATCGTGGCCGACAAGGAACCGGTCAAGATCGTCCCGGAAAATCCGGGCGGCAAGACTGTGCCAAACCAGGACAAGGCGGTCTATGACCGCGTTGCCGGTGCCACCGAAGCGCCGAAGCAGAAGGCGCTCGTTTCATCCGACGAAGAGCCCGTCGATGTCGTTCAGCGCACCCTGACGCCCGAAGTTCTGCCGGAAGACAACGACGGACCCATCGCCGATAGTCCGGCAAGTACGCCGGTCGGCGATACGCAGGACCCGCGTCTGCTTCCGAACGAGGACACGGCGCAGAACGGTGCTGCGGCCGAGGACGGCCCCGATGGCGATCGTCCGCCGGCCGTTGCACCGCGCAAGGTTCGCACAATGATCGTCAAGCCGGACGGAACGCTGGTTGCCCGCGAAGAGCCTGCCGCACCGGTTGAAGAGCCCGCCGTTCAGCCGCCTGCCGCTGTGACGGCCTCTAAAGGTTCGGCGGCAAGCTTCCCGGCGGCCAACGAGGTCGCCTCTGCCGATATCCGCGCGACGCCTGTTGAAACGACCACCGTCGCGCCGCTGCCTGCCGCTCAGCAGCCATCCACGTCTACCCTGGAAAAGGTTGCCGCTGCAGATCCGGCAAATGCAAAGTTCGATCAGCCTGTCCCTCCGGTTCAGGCACCGCCCGCCGCTGAAAAGCCTGCCGATACGGCGCCGGTACCGATGGCCCGTCCGGCCGAGCAGCCGGTCGATGTCGTCGGCACCGTGACCGAAAGAGGCAATGTCCGCCCGGCCGAACAGCAGCCGAAGCCGGCTGAAGTGGCATCCGTCGAGCCTGCCGCTGCCAAGCCGCAGCAGGCTGCACCGGCTGGCGGATACGGCATGCAGATCGCGTCGTTGCCGTCCGAAGCAGAGGCGAACAAATCCTATGCGAGCCTGTCGAAGAAGTTTGCAAGCGTTCTCGGCGGCCGCAGCTTTGAAATCCGAAAGGCCGAAATCGCCGGTAAAGGCACGTTCTACCGCGTCCGGATCCCGGCCGGCTCGAAGGACGAGGCCGCAGCCCTTTGCCAGCAATATCGCTCAGCCGGAGGCAGCTGCCTGATTTCGAAGTAA